ggaTTATGTGAAACCACAAAGACAGCCATCCtggcactgctggaaactggcatgagtgagagacaggtagcaaaaAACCTGAAGCtctccaagacagctgttcattacaccaagaaaaatcAAGCCCAACATGGaactaccaaactgctagctggttgcggcaggaaacgtctttctaccccaccAGATGACCatgcactcatctgttcctgtgtcaggaatcgtcatcagatctccagggaccttaaaaatgagtgaacactgtggagaaatgtgacttgttcagcaaggacagtttgaaactgacttcttgaagctggtttGAAGTCACACAGAGCAGGAAGAAGTCCTTcatcaatgaaaggcagaggaaagcccagttactctttgctggggatcacaaggattggactgttaaTGATTGGGctgaggttctcttcagtgatgaatccaattttcagttgattcCCACTatagccaacttactggttaggaggaagcctggagaagcctacaaaccagactacCTTTCccttacagtaaaacatgggggtggatcagtgacaaTCAAgggttgtttcagtctgggtggaacagggcaaatgcaattgtgtgaaaggcaaatgaaccaggtcatgtacagggctactcttaaAAActgtcttcttccatcagctggaaaacgtTCCTGCCTCCAataactggattttccaacaaggcAATGTCCCTTAccacacggcaaggtcagttaaagcctggatggagaaccagaacattggaaccatgacTTGGCCTCCtcagtcaccagatctaaatccaattgaaaaccggTGGAAAATCAccaaatgcaaaatggagaaccacaagcccaaaaacaaagcaaatttgtttgaatttgtgctacaggaatgggctgctgcaacagcagaacaatgtcagaagctggtggagagcatgccaagacacATGGCTGCAGTTGTcattgtttctctgatgtctgtgatgttcaggtggagaagaaacgcccgttgacactgactttcttaataagaactttattaaaagaaagaacagtatcgTACAGACAGGAGTTGTCTGGAAGGATGTCACCCAATGATCCTTCTCGAACAAAGAAcaacggtcagtttttataccttctggcaacgtatagaattacagcatctggtttacaaCCCCACTAAAGAGTGAcaactcctcagacaagactccccttctgtgcattcctaagggtcacaaatcagctataggttaacagtggaccccaaggTCAACACaacataggatttctggagccgaaaacacattcctcagtacttactacctcctgttagttaaaagttcactttatggtcaacaactatcagaactcatatcagatcagatacttcacagtcatcagaaacaatggttatgcaatcaagtactaactcctgtgtgtatcatgagactaaaacagacaaaaaagaaaacatggaatccctAAAAGCAccgtttttggcagtacaatgccatagctattgatgtaagaacttaagtgattttggttattatcaagaaaaccttGGACAATGGCTAGATGttgctcttaaattaaactgtgttgttgttatcattatattggtccaaacaaatgtacctttagttgtaccaggcattagaatgaacaagaaattgaagaaaacaagggtggtgtAATATTTTTAGCATGACTGCAAAACATATTTGaaagaagtaaaagaaaaatttcGGGTAAGTGTTCTAAGAGATTTTTCCTGATGGGAAATATTTCATCCACAGAGCTGTCACAGCTGTGTGGGAATGGGGCGACAACCTTGCAAAGACTGTGCCGGTGCTGGCAATGTAAGTATTTTCAACTGAGAAGGTTACTCAAAGACTTTTAGACAGATAATCTGatcaaatagtttttttcttgttttgacagAAAGTTTGTTGGGTGTGCAATGGATCCGGTTACCGTCATGGAGACGATCGTTGCCACCACTGCAGTGGCAGAGGAAGGGAGAAGTAAGGGATTAGGTTTCTGAAGCGAAAGGATCAGATAAAGCAATTTAGAAACAGTCAAGTTTGTGCTTTtcctaaaataaaatgtaaattattatgTTACAGTTGCAGCCGCTGTCATGGGCAAGGATCAAAGCAATGTGATGTTTGCCGTGGAAAACAGCAGCTTCTGGTCTACATCAACCTCACTGTGAAATGGTGCAGTTTCTTTCAAAATTGTTCATCTGTCAAGAATTTTCCAACACAATCATCAAATGAATAATCTTTTTTTGATGATCCGAAAGTTAATAACATTTATGattagtttttattgttaaattctGCTCAAAGGCTTAAAACTGAACTGGATTTGATTTGCTTtctctgtgtgtatgtttgtaggACTAACAACAGTGATGACTATGTTGTGGAGCAGTCGAGTGGACTTCGGGTGGACAACCTGAGCAAGGTGTCTGGCAAAGAGCTTTTCAGAGACTCTCAATACATGGTAAAAGACTGCTTCTTTAATATAAAACTGGGGGTTTAATAAtgtttgacaatatattgcttAGAAATTGTTGCCTGACATACTGAACCTACTGAGCTTACATGCtaatgttgaagaaatttcagagAGAATGAGAacgaaagagagagagaacgagaaagaaagagagcgagaacgacggagggagagagaacaagagagagagaacgaGCAAGAGAACGAGAGAACGCCGCCACACAGCAAAAATGGAAAGCAGAACAGCTGGTTCACTGTAGCACATCCACAGAGTCAATCCTGTGCCTTCAGGAGAGGGTGTGGCCAGGGTCTGCCTGCCCTGACTGCACGTCACTGGTGTGCACACAAACTTTTATGGCCATTTATATCTATGGTAGTGCTACCCATACCTTTTTCAGAAGAAGGCTGCTCCATGATCCATACAAACGAAATCCCTCGGCATCCTCCGTGCTGCCCACACCAACAAACAAAGTACCCAAGCGAATGGCTCCTCACCCGACTCCAACTAGTTCTCTCTTCCACAGTGTACTCTCCAGCAGGTGGGCAGACAAGGTGCCGGAGAGTACAGAGAGAGGGCTGTCTATAAATACAAAGGTGAATTTGCATATACTGCTACGCCCAGCAAAGAACAATATGTGACTGAATAAAAGAGTCTGGTAGACTACAAAAAGTAAAGGTCTGGCAGACAGGTGCAAATAACAAAAGATAAGAGAATTGTGAATAACAATGGGTATGGCATCTGTAGCAAAAGGTGtgcgatttttttttcttcatcactaTCAACACAGAATCTGTTTAAACCATgtcctaaaaaataaaatggtttaCACAAATCACACAAGTGTCTTAGTGCACTGAGCTCTGACTGCTGTAAAAATATTGCTGACCACAAAGAATCACTGAGGTTGAACACTTCCTGACTGAAGTTGCTGTGCTACTTTCACTATGCAGCCAGCGCATGTGTGGTTATTGTATGCCTTTGCACCCTCACAAAAAATTAACACTAAAAGTTTTTTATCCAGTGTGAGACATCAGCCTTTAActgaacacaatataaacaatgTTTCAACACTGATAATTTTTTGCAGGTTTACCCAGTGATGGGCTTCCCAGACCCTTCAGTGGTTAATGCCGCACAGCGCCTTATCAATGACCACCAGGCCAGGTTCTCCCAGACCTCACGCATTTTACAACAggtatttatattattttaatagCTTGATGAAAAAATAGTTGGCTTGGATCAATACTTGATTCATCCATGCCTAATTGTATGTCTAATGtaacatgttttttgttctgtCTACAGCGTCAAACAATAGAGCTGATCCCGGTGACCAAGGTTACCTACACATGGAAAGGAAACTCTCACCTCTATTTTGTTTATGGAAATGAGTTCAAAGTTAATGCAGATAACTATCCTGCTACCTGCTGCTGTACTATATTGTAATGAAAACGGTCAAGTATGAGGTTATTTCCTTTCCAAGACAGTAAAGGTATCAACAAATTGGATTTACTTACTAACAAATCAGTTCTGATGAGTGCTCTAGGGCTGGCATGGGGCAAATAGAACTTTGTTATAGTTTGATGTCCAAAAGTGTTGAATAGAGGCATTTAACTAATGAACACCTCTCAAATCAGGAGAATGGATGAAACCTCTTGAATAAGTGATATTCAAGGCTAAACAGTTAATCTTCGATTAACCACAAGTACAAATAATTTTTGATTGCTATTTTAATGCATACACCACAAGAAAACTATGCCTACTAACACAATATACATCATAATCACATTATGTTTACTGAATCTTGAGTTATTTTGCTCTTATATGGcagtaatatattttttatcatcACTAAAACCAACTATTTGATACTGAAtattatatatctattttttttttttttgcagaaaatgcCATTTAAATGTTAGCAATATGTATTTGTACGTAATCCGTTTGCTGTTATGGCaacattatttgatttttatgtcaatttgcatctatttttctaatgtgtcattttgtaagACAAATATTAGTATTACGTGCTTTGCAATAATTCGTCcatttgattaaatattatttcGCAATGTTTTGCTGTCGAGTTGTGTCGTCATTAACAGTCGACGGTCGCTCGCGAATGACGTGAGGAACGTGTTCGCCATAATGATAATAAACCGTGAACACAAAGCTACAATAAAGCAAATGAGGCTTTGGCTGTGAAACGGTGATCGATACGTTGATACTCGCCCAACGGCAATCAAGTTTGGACTGATATTGGTGGATACAAGCCTTTGCAATTTTGACAAAACCAAGCAAGAACTGAGTGGAGCAACGAGGTAaagttagcatgctagctaACTAGCCAGGTTTACCTGTGATGCTTCGAGCTAGTACCTAGGCGGTATGTTACATGTGCAGACAGGTTCGCGTAGTTCAAGTATGATTAGAATCTGACACAATAAGCTGTACGTGTTTGTACAGCTCGGGCATAAtgtaaactatatatatatatatatatatatatatatattcaaaacTGCGACTTTAAGAGTGTTGCTAGCAAGCTAAGTCGTGTAGCTTCCTCGTTTAGCCCCGGTTTAGCTACACTCTGACTAGCCAAACACCGCAACAGGCAGTGTGTGAGTTTGCTCCTGCCGAGTGCGGTTATGTACAAGCTATAGCAAGAGGCGAatgtatgaaaacacacacaacgtGTTTGAACTGAGATTGCATGTCTTGAACAAATCAGAAATTATgcttaaatagttttttaaccGACACAACTTTGACAGTTGCAGTCCCTGGAGGACAGCTGCACCTGCACGCTCAGTCGTCTGTACAGCGGTGGAGCCAAACCGCTGGTTGGCTCTTTATTCTCCCGACCTCATCCAAACAAAAATTATGACAGTTTCAACCGACAGACGTGTTGCTCTGTGATAGtatctctctgtttttgttacttttcaTGAGAAGCAGTCACGGCACCTGCACGCGTTGTCCCAGCCGTCTTAAATATCAGACGAGTGTGGACTGACTTGTGAAGAATTATGCATTAATAGTGAAATAAATGCTTATTTTGTGCATGTCTTTGTGACAGGCTGCGCTATGGCGTCGGCATCTGCCAGTGTGGACTCGAAGGCAGAGCTGACTGCTCTACTGGAACAGTGGGAGAAGGACCAGCAAGGCAGCACACACGAGCTGGTTAACCTCCTCACCAAGTAAGTGGTCAAACAGGTTGAAGTGATGTGATCAGGACGAGCTGAGGGTGACTTCATGAGGTTTAATGTGCTAATGTGCTGTAACTTTTAGAATCTCGGAGCTTGTTgagaaggagacagaggagTATCACAAAGCAGACCCCGATCCTTTTGATGATCGTCATCCAGGTATGAAAGATGGGAAGTCAGACATAGTTGCAAGTTAACCCCGAATCACACGATTGTGCATGTTGTTGACATTTCCCTCTTGGCCACTAGGGAGGGCTGATCCAGAGTGTGTGTTAGGGCACCTCCTCAAGATCCTGTTCAAGAATGATGACTTCATGAACACAGTAAGAATGGATGGGCACATTTGAGACcgtttcctgtttttaaaaagaggcaTTTTATGATGATTTAAGCATTTCATATATTTCTTTCCTCTGCAGCTAGTGAACAGCTATGTGATGACCAGCAGAGAATTTTCCCTTAATGCAGCAGCCTGTCGCCTGCTTCAGAACATCATGCCTGGATTGGAGACAGCTGTGGTCTTTCAAGAAAAGGTGCATTATTTCTAACTTCAACTAAGAGATTACAGTGTTGTTCCCGTGTTTCTTATTGTCTGACCTATATTTTTTAACTACTATGCACTAAGTAATACATGTGCGCACATCCACTGCTGGCAACATACCATGCATTTTTGTTCAGCGTGTtgatataaatgataaaatcagGCTTCTGGCACAACagaaagctgcatataaagagAAGAGGTCTTAGTTTTCCTTTAGAGAAAGATTTCTGTTTCAATTGAAGTTGGTCCACAGGGGCAAATAGGCCTTTTGGGGGTCGCTTTGCCCTGCAGTAAGAATGATCAGTctgtgtttccttgtttgatAGAAATCTATGCatataaacaaaaatacttATAATGTTTGAATGAAACTCCAATCATCAAAAcggtttaaaaataataacttaaaaaaaaaaaaaaattctattcaTTCTTGTGCTGGTGATTTTCTTTTGGTGCTGGCTTGTCTTGCAgagccagaccattctctagCTCTGATATAGCCCTGTGTTACTTTGGCAGGGAGTACCAAAGATTTCTCTACAAAACCCTGGtttcagaaagaaaagacaaggTGCTCTGGTAGTTTATGTTGCCAGCTGTAATACAGTCACACAGTAAGATTTGTTATCACTGAGTCAGTCGCACAGGCAAGCAGGACATCAAATGTAGATAACTGGGGACAGCTCCAGTTTATGTTTGTGGGGTCACAGTCCAGCCTGCAAGGAATTTATACTTTAACTACTCTGTAGAACTTGACTTGTGACACAGATAAACAgtcagcagatttttttaaaggcagtTTAAAAAGGTTTAATTGAAAATGTGGTCCATACACTCAAAATATAGATACACATATTTGACCCATTTTGTTAAAATGCATTGGAAATCGTCATTCATTCTTATT
The nucleotide sequence above comes from Amphiprion ocellaris isolate individual 3 ecotype Okinawa chromosome 8, ASM2253959v1, whole genome shotgun sequence. Encoded proteins:
- the ssuh2rs1 gene encoding protein SSUH2 homolog isoform X1, translated to MEHQPIYSNQGGHYGISNPGYVPTAGGAPAMFAPPVADSQGPSAPPASMFDSMPGYEGTVAGGGGFLPPPMPAVPTPQPQPGPEQPHWNIPSISEDTARDAFVLFASSKCCYSSAPAKDGVITDMEAFNTYRYRLETFTESRSTEWSHEPYSGQTVDAYAQPPPGPWDIPAQAPNFFLNGKKTIKVPYTSSVKSCHSCVGMGRQPCKDCAGAGNKVCWVCNGSGYRHGDDRCHHCSGRGRENCSRCHGQGSKQCDVCRGKQQLLVYINLTVKWTNNSDDYVVEQSSGLRVDNLSKVSGKELFRDSQYMVYPVMGFPDPSVVNAAQRLINDHQARFSQTSRILQQRQTIELIPVTKVTYTWKGNSHLYFVYGNEFKVNADNYPATCCCTIL
- the ssuh2rs1 gene encoding protein SSUH2 homolog isoform X2; amino-acid sequence: MYPNAEAQAMFAPPVADSQGPSAPPASMFDSMPGYEGTVAGGGGFLPPPMPAVPTPQPQPGPEQPHWNIPSISEDTARDAFVLFASSKCCYSSAPAKDGVITDMEAFNTYRYRLETFTESRSTEWSHEPYSGQTVDAYAQPPPGPWDIPAQAPNFFLNGKKTIKVPYTSSVKSCHSCVGMGRQPCKDCAGAGNKVCWVCNGSGYRHGDDRCHHCSGRGRENCSRCHGQGSKQCDVCRGKQQLLVYINLTVKWTNNSDDYVVEQSSGLRVDNLSKVSGKELFRDSQYMVYPVMGFPDPSVVNAAQRLINDHQARFSQTSRILQQRQTIELIPVTKVTYTWKGNSHLYFVYGNEFKVNADNYPATCCCTIL